Proteins encoded in a region of the Pocillopora verrucosa isolate sample1 chromosome 11, ASM3666991v2, whole genome shotgun sequence genome:
- the LOC131795223 gene encoding histone H2A-like, producing the protein MSGRGKGKAKGTKSKSRSSRAGLQFPVGRIHRLLRKGNYAERVGAGAPVYLAAVLEYLSAEILELAGNAARDNKKTRIIPRHLQLAVRNDEELNKLLAGVTIAQGGVLPNIQAVLLPKKTEKKPKA; encoded by the coding sequence ATGTCTGGTCGCGGAAAAGGTAAAGCTAAGGGCACCAAGTCCAAAAGCCGCTCATCCCGAGCAGGGCTTCAATTCCCAGTTGGTCGAATCCACCGTCTTCTCCGCAAAGGAAATTACGCTGAGCGTGTTGGCGCTGGTGCACCAGTGTACTTGGCTGCTGTGCTTGAGTACTTGAGCGCCGAGATCCTCGAGTTGGCAGGCAACGCTGCTCGTGACAACAAAAAGACAAGAATAATCCCCCGTCACCTTCAGCTGGCTGTCCGTAATGACGAGGAGTTGAACAAACTGCTTGCCGGTGTTACCATTGCACAGGGAGGTGTTCTTCCCAACATTCAGGCTGTTCTTCTGCCCAAGAAGACCGAGAAGAAACCAAAAGCCTAA
- the LOC131795229 gene encoding histone H4: MSGRGKGGKGLGKGGAKRHRKILRDNIQGITKPAIRRLARRGGVKRISGLIYEETRGVLKVFLENVIRDAVTYTEHAKRKTVTAMDVVYALKRQGRTLYGFGG, translated from the coding sequence ATGTCAGGTCGCGGTAAAGGAGGTAAAGGACTCGGAAAAGGGGGCGCCAAGCGTCACCGAAAGATCCTTCGGGATAACATCCAAGGTATCACTAAGCCAGCCATCCGTCGACTCGCTCGTCGTGGAGGTGTCAAGCGTATCTCTGGTTTGATCTACGAAGAGACTCGCGGTGTTCTCAAAGTTTTCCTCGAGAATGTGATCCGTGATGCTGTGACGTACACCGAGCACGCCAAGAGAAAGACTgtgacagccatggatgtgGTGTACGCTCTGAAGAGACAAGGTCGCACCCTGTACGGTTTTGGCGGTTAG
- the LOC131795227 gene encoding histone H2B, whose protein sequence is MAPKVAGKKGEKKAGKAKAIAADGKKKRRGKRRESYAIYIYKVLKQVHPDTGISSKAMGIMNSFVNDIFERIATEASRLAHYNKKSTISSREIQTAIRLLLPGELAKHAVSEGTKAVTKYTSSK, encoded by the coding sequence ATGGCTCCCAAAGTTGCAGGAAAGAAAGGCGAGAAGAAAGCCGGAAAGGCAAAGGCAATTGCTGCTGAcggaaagaagaagaggagaggAAAGAGAAGGGAAAGCTATGCTATCTACATCTACAAAGTGTTGAAGCAAGTTCACCCTGACACTGGTATCTCCAGCAAAGCCATGGGCATCATGAACTCGTTCGTCAACGACATCTTCGAGCGCATTGCTACCGAAGCTTCTCGTCTGGCCCACTACAACAAGAAATCGACTATCAGCTCCCGTGAGATCCAGACAGCCATCAGGTTGCTTCTGCCCGGCGAACTGGCGAAACACGCCGTCAGTGAAGGAACAAAGGCTGTGACCAAGTACACTAGCAGCAAGTAA
- the LOC131795225 gene encoding histone H2A-like translates to MSGRGKGKAKGTKSKSRSSRAGLQFPVGRIHRLLRKGNYAERVGAGAPVYLAAVLEYLSAEILELAGNAARDNKKTRIIPRHLQLAVRNDEELNKLLAGVTIAQGGVLPNIQAVLLPKKTEKKPKA, encoded by the coding sequence ATGTCTGGTCGCGGAAAAGGTAAAGCAAAGGGCACCAAGTCCAAAAGTCGCTCATCCCGAGCAGGGCTTCAATTCCCAGTTGGTCGAATCCACCGTCTTCTCCGCAAAGGAAATTACGCTGAGCGTGTCGGCGCTGGTGCACCAGTGTACTTGGCTGCTGTGCTCGAGTACTTGAGCGCAGAGATCCTCGAGTTGGCGGGCAACGCTGCtcgtgacaacaagaaaacaagaatcaTCCCCCGTCACCTTCAGCTAGCTGTCCGTAATGACGAGGAGTTGAACAAACTGCTGGCTGGCGTCACCATTGCGCAGGGAGGTGTTCTTCCCAACATCCAGGCTGTTCTTCTACCCAAGAAGACTGAGAAGAAGCCAAAAGCCTAG
- the LOC136284369 gene encoding histone H3 → MARTKQTARKSTGGKAPRKQLATKAARKSAPATGGVKKPHRYRPGTVALREIRRYQKSTELLIRKLPFQRLVREIAQDFKTDLRFQSSAVMALQEASEAYLVGLFEDTNLCAIHAKRVTIMPKDIQLARRIRGERA, encoded by the coding sequence ATGGCTCGTACAAAACAAACTGCGCGTAAATCAACTGGTGGGAAAGCTCCACGAAAACAGCTCGCCACAAAAGCAGCCCGTAAGAGCGCCCCTGCGACCGGTGGAGTCAAGAAACCTCATCGATACAGGCCTGGTACAGTCGCTCTTCGTGAGATCCGTCGTTACCAGAAATCCACCGAGCTGTTGATCCGCAAGCTTCCCTTCCAGCGTCTTGTGCGAGAAATCGCCCAAGATTTCAAGACCGATCTACGTTTCCAGAGCTCGGCTGTGATGGCTCTTCAAGAAGCTAGCGAGGCTTACCTTGTCGGTCTGTTTGAAGACACCAACTTGTGTGCCATCCACGCCAAACGTGTCACCATAATGCCCAAGGACATTCAGCTGGCCCGCCGAATCCGCGGAGAACGAGCATAA
- the LOC131795231 gene encoding histone H4: MSGRGKGGKGLGKGGAKRHRKILRDNIQGITKPAIRRLARRGGVKRISGLIYEETRGVLKVFLENVIRDAVTYTEHAKRKTVTAMDVVYALKRQGRTLYGFGG, translated from the coding sequence ATGTCTGGTCGCGGCAAAGGAGGTAAAGGTCTCGGAAAAGGAGGCGCCAAGCGTCACCGAAAGATCCTCCGGGATAACATCCAAGGTATCACTAAGCCAGCCATCCGTCGACTTGCTCGTCGTGGCGGTGTCAAGCGTATCTCTGGTCTGATCTACGAAGAGACTCGCGGTGTTCTCAAAGTTTTCCTCGAGAATGTGATCCGTGATGCTGTGACATACACCGAGCACGCCAAGAGAAAGACTgtgacagccatggatgtgGTGTACGCTCTGAAGAGACAAGGTCGCACTCTGTACGGCTTTGGCGGTTAG
- the LOC131795224 gene encoding histone H2A-like, producing MSGRGKGKAKGTKSKSRSSRAGLQFPVGRIHRLLRKGNYAERVGAGAPVYLAAVLEYLSAEILELAGNAARDNKKTRIIPRHLQLAVRNDEELNKLLAGVTIAQGGVLPNIQAVLLPKKTEKKPKA from the coding sequence ATGTCTGGTCGCGGAAAAGGTAAAGCTAAGGGCACCAAGTCTAAAAGCCGCTCATCCCGAGCAGGGCTTCAATTCCCAGTTGGTCGAATCCACCGTCTTCTCCGCAAAGGAAATTACGCTGAGCGTGTTGGCGCTGGTGCACCAGTGTACTTGGCTGCTGTGCTCGAGTACCTGAGCGCTGAGATCCTCGAGTTGGCGGGCAACGCTGCtcgtgacaacaagaaaacaagaatcaTCCCCCGTCACCTTCAGCTAGCTGTCCGTAATGACGAGGAGTTGAACAAACTGCTGGCTGGCGTCACCATTGCACAGGGAGGTGTTCTTCCCAACATCCAGGCTGTTCTTCTACCCAAGAAGACCGAGAAGAAACCGAAAGCCTAA
- the LOC131795228 gene encoding histone H2B: MAPKVAGKKGEKKAGKAKAIAADGKKKRRGKRRESYAIYIYKVLKQVHPDTGISSKAMGIMNSFVNDIFERIATEASRLAHYNKKSTISSREIQTAIRLLLPGELAKHAVSEGTKAVTKYTSSK; this comes from the coding sequence ATGGCTCCCAAAGTTGCAGGAAAGAAAGGCGAGAAGAAAGCCGGAAAGGCGAAGGCAATTGCTGCTGatggaaagaagaagaggagaggAAAGAGAAGGGAAAGCTATGCTATCTACATCTACAAAGTGTTGAAGCAAGTTCACCCTGACACTGGTATCTCCAGCAAAGCCATGGGCATCATGAACTCGTTCGTCAACGACATCTTCGAGCGCATCGCTACCGAAGCTTCCCGCCTTGCCCACTACAACAAGAAATCGACCATCAGCTCTCGTGAGATCCAGACAGCCATCAGGTTGCTTCTGCCAGGCGAACTAGCGAAACACGCCGTCAGTGAAGGAACAAAGGCTGTGACCAAGTACACTAGCAGCAAGTAA
- the LOC131795242 gene encoding GDP-fucose transporter 1-like, translating to MKSTHHLRRNSKPLKMSDSVFVKSVRIATVVTLYWVISISMVFLNKYLLSSPDLKLDAPLFVTWFQCVVCLICLFLLSFLGDKYPWIDKFPAFTIDLKVSREVLPLSIVFVGMITFNNLCLKYLGVSFYNVGRSLTTVFNVICSFIILGQKTSCKAMFCCSIIICGFLLGVDQEGNSGELSYLGILFGVLASLCVSLNAIFTKKVLPVVDSNIWRLQLYNNFNAVFLFLPLMVICGEVKVIYGFHMLKSVYFWGMMVLGGLFGIAIGYVTGLQIKVTSPLTHNVSGTAKACAQTILSVTVNHEIKTALWWFSNALVLGGSTAYTFVKHSEMKAQHNKVEQTHKGNGNHGEQKNGGNVV from the exons ATGAAATCTACTCACCACTTGCGGCGAAATTCAAAACCTCTGAAAATGTCTGACTCAGTTTTTGTGAAATCTGTGCGGATTGCTACTGTTGTAACATTATATTG ggtgATCTCAATATCCATGGTGTTTTTGAACAAGTATCTTCTCAGCAGTCCTGACCTGAAG cttgatgcTCCACTGTTTGTCACTTGGTTTCAATGTGTTGTGTGCTTAATTTGCTTGTTCCTTCTGAGTTTTTTGGGAGATAAATATCCATGGATTGACAAGTTCCCAGCTTTCACTATTGATCTAAAGGTGTCAAGAGAG GTTCTTCCATTGTCCATTGTTTTTGTGGGAATGATTACTTTCAATAACTTGTGTCTCAAGTACCTTGGAGTGTCATTTTACAATGTTGGAAGGTCACTTACAACTGTTTTCAATGTG ATCTGTTCCTTTATTATCCTTGGCCAGAAGACGTCCTGCAAAGCCATGTTCTGCTGTTCCATTATTATTTGTGGTTTTCTTTTGGGTGTCGACCAAGAAGGAAACTCAGGAGAACTGTCTTATCTTGGAATTCTGTTTGGAGTGTTAGCCAGCCTTTGTGTATCCCTAAATGCAATTTTCACCAAAAAGGTTCTCCCAGTTGTTGATAGTAACATCTGGCGTCTACAACtttataacaattttaatgCTGTATTTCTTTTCCTGCCTCTCATGGTGATATGTGGTGAAGTGAAAGTGATCTATGGCTTCCACATGCTCAAGTCAGTATACTTTTGGGGTATGATGGTATTGGGTGGGTTGTTTGGAATCGCAATCGGATATGTAACAGGCCTTCAAATCAAAGTGACAAGTCCATTGACGCACAATGTAAGTGGAACTGCCAAGGCTTGTGCTCAGACAATTCTCTCTGTGACAGTGAATCATGAGATTAAAACAGCTTTGTGGTGGTTTAGTAATGCGTTAGTTTTAGGGGGTTCAACTGCTTACACATTTGTGAAACATAGTGAAATGAAAGCACAGCATAACAAGGTTGAGCAGACTCACAAAGGCAATGGAAACCATGGAGAGCAGAAAAATGGAGGGAatgttgtttag
- the LOC131795240 gene encoding cytoplasmic tRNA 2-thiolation protein 2-A has protein sequence MCSVQEEDLENVPSHLQGKQSKEEFGSRRTCMKCASSLAVVVVRLNDPLCKSCFLAYFTHKFRATIGKARVIRAGERILLAFSGGLSSSAMLHLVCEGLSGAAHKKLRFEPGITFIDEGEVLKQSEEERSSYIEQIRGIASRAEFPFHLVKLEDIFSRSAQDDASCCKKSETSEKGEKLKSLFDAMPSVTEKEDLLKILRNQLLLTVARKEGYSKVMVADCASRLSVRLLSNVSQGRGGDLPFDTGFSDDRHDDVIFVRPMREFVTKEIALYNFFNNVQAVVIPTLSTMSHSHISIDRLTEEFVSGLQADLPFTVSTIFRTGDKLSVKESPDDVTSCALCGIPLNVDPTLLSTLTDGLSAVELNEDNKTTPKSVTESCGSCESGCSNSLAEQPLTRDNIHEALCYGCRLTFKNVKFNPSDFPSFVMDAAKKSHHRAQMKEQIKDFLLHD, from the coding sequence ATGTGCAGTGTTCAAGAAGAAGATTTAGAGAATGTCCCATCTCACCTACAGGGAAAGCAATCTAAAGAAGAATTTGGCAGTAGAAGAACGTGCATGAAGTGCGCTTCAAGCCTTGCAGTCGTGGTTGTTCGCCTCAACGATCCTTTGTGCAAGTCCTGTTTTCTGGCGTATTTTACGCACAAATTCCGTGCAACAATCGGAAAAGCGCGTGTAATACGGGCAGGAGAAAGGATTTTATTGGCATTTTCTGGAGGTCTGTCTTCGTCTGCAATGTTGCATTTAGTTTGTGAAGGTTTGAGTGGTGCGGCTCACAAAAAACTTCGATTCGAACCAGGGATCACTTTCATCGATGAAGGAGAAGTGCTGAAGCAAAGTGAAGAGGAGCGTTCTAGTTATATCGAACAGATTCGAGGCATAGCTTCAAGAGCAGAGTTTCCATTTCATCTGGTGAAGTTGGAGGACATTTTCTCCCGATCTGCACAAGATGATGCCAGTTGTTGCAAGAAGTCTGAAACGTcagaaaaaggtgaaaaattaaaaagcctGTTTGACGCAATGCCATCAGTGACAGAAAAAGAAGACTTGCTGAAGATACTCCGTAACCAACTGTTGCTTACAGTGGCCAGGAAAGAAGGATATTCAAAAGTAATGGTTGCAGACTGTGCCTCCAGACTGTCAGTGAGACTACTATCCAATGTATCTCAAGGGAGGGGTGGAGATTTGCCATTTGACACTGGCTTTAGTGATGATCGTCATGACGATGTCATATTTGTCAGACCAATGCGAGAATTTGTGACTAAGGAGATAGCTCTGTataatttctttaacaatgtCCAAGCTGTAGTTATACCAACACTGTCCACCATGAGCCATTCACACATCAGCATTGATCGTTTAACAGAAGAGTTTGTTAGTGGTCTTCAAGCTGATCTTCCTTTTACTGTCAGCACAATTTTTAGAACTGGTGATAAGCTATCTGTGAAGGAATCCCCTGATGATGTCACTTCTTGTGCTCTTTGTGGCATTCCACTCAATGTGGATCCAACTCTGCTTTCCACCCTAACTGATGGTCTGAGTGCAGTGGAGCTCAATGAAGACAACAAAACTACTCCAAAGTCTGTGACTGAATCTTGTGGAAGCTGTGAAAGTGGATGTTCAAATTCTTTAGCTGAACAGCCACTAACCAGAGACAATATTCATGAAGCTTTATGTTATGGTTGCCgattaacatttaaaaatgtcaagtttAATCCGAGTGATTTTCCCTCATTTGTTATGGATGCTGCTAAGAAATCTCATCACAGGGCCCAGATGAAAGAACAGATCAAAGACTTTTTGTTGCATGATTGA
- the LOC131795239 gene encoding dolichol-phosphate mannosyltransferase subunit 3-like has product MTKLTEWIIIAGVALSLWITPLTDILPLKVSYKAKEVIWPMPIYALIVFGCYSLATIGYRVATFNDCVEASESLKQEINDARQDLSKKGFKFD; this is encoded by the exons ATGACTAAATTGACAGAATGGATCATCATTGCTGGAGTAGCCCTTTCGCTCTGGATTACCCCATTAACAGATATCCTACCGCTTAAAGTATCCTACAAAGCCAAGGAAGTAATATGGCCG ATGCCAATTTATGCTCTAATTGTATTTGGG TGTTATTCTTTGGCAACTATTGGATATCGAGTAGCAACTTTCAATGATTGTGTAGAAGCCTCTGAATCTTTAAAACAG GAGATAAATGATGCAAGACAGGACTTGTCAAAAAAAGGATTCAAGTTTGACTGA